A single Salmo trutta chromosome 14, fSalTru1.1, whole genome shotgun sequence DNA region contains:
- the LOC115147404 gene encoding beta-1,3-galactosyltransferase 2, with the protein MEKQEGNGCIRQVVVESPVRPLRSLVRPCFIFLLFLSTFIVIILLGFPDSSFQTDWWKNLSLYTYYRRWTNPDRPLGPSPTTIPPTTVPATPSTTIRPLTTNHYHLGYPRNYHFIVDEPDKCNTQTPFLVLIVPVAPGNLAARDAIRRTWGNETLVQGKKVQTLFMLGLPGGPNAQELQEKVNQESQVHHDLLQSNFLDSYLNLTIKTMVIMDWLATHCTNATYAMKIDSDMFLNVENLMTMLLRPDVPKMNYLTGMLMWDRPVIRNPNSKWYVPVEMLADNRYPTYTLGMGYVFSNDLPVRFVEVSKDIKLFNIEDAYVGACMKKLGLSPTNSPDPWQWKAYLGKYNRCEFSKVITYILSRSSQIVDYWMDLKKTPGSPCP; encoded by the exons TCAAGTTGTGGTCGAGAGCCCTGTACGCCCACTGCGGTCTCTGGTGCGGCCGTgtttcatcttcctcctcttcctgtccacGTTCATCGTGATCATCCTCTTAGGTTTTCCTGACAGCTCCTTCCAGACAGACTGGTGGAAAAACCTATCACTGTACACATACTACCGTAGATGGACCAACCCCGACCGCCCCCTTGGACCATCCCCAACCACCATTCCCCCAACCACAGTACCAGCCACTCCCTCAACCACCATACGTCCGCTAACAACCAATCACTACCACTTAGGCTACCCTCGTAACTACCACTTCATCGTAGACGAACCGGACAAGTGTAATACCCAGACCCCGTTCCTGGTGCTGATAGTCCCCGTGGCGCCCGGTAACCTGGCCGCCCGGGATGCCATCCGCAGGACGTGGGGTAATGAGACCCTGGTGCAGGGGAAGAAGGTACAGACGCTATTCATGCTCGGACTTCCTGGAGGACCAAACGCTCAGGAGCTGCAGGAGAAG GTGAACCAGGAGAGCCAAGTGCATCATGATCTACTCCAGAGCAACTTCCTGGACTCCTACCTCAACCTCACCATTAAGACCATGGTGATTATGGACTGGCTGGCCACCCACTGCACCAATGCCACCTACGCCATGAAGATCGACTCAGACATGTTCCTCAACGTAGAGAACCTGATGACTATGTTGCTGAGACCGGACGTCCCCAAG ATGAACTACCTGACGGGGATGCTGATGTGGGATCGACCGGTCATCCGGAACCCCAACTCCAAATGGTATGTTCCGGTAGAGATGTTAGCCGACAACCGCTACCCGACCTACACCCTTGGTATGGGATACGTCTTCTCCAACGACCTGCCGGTGAGGTTCGTGGAGGTATCCAAGGACATCAAGCTTTTTAATATAGAAGACGCCTATGTTGGCGCCTGTATGAAGAAACTGGGCCTCTCGCCCACAAACTCACCAGATCCTTGGCAATGGAAGGCCTATCTCGGCAAGTACAATCGCTGTGAATTTTCCAAAGTCATCACCTATATTTTGAGCCGCTCGTCCCAGATAGTGGACTACTGGATGGACCTGAAGAAGACACCTGGTTCACCCTGTCCCTAG
- the LOC115147405 gene encoding beta-1,3-galactosyltransferase 2 isoform X1 — MDEPEKCRTRNQALFLVLMAPVAPGNLASRDAIRRTWGNETLVQGKKVQTLFMLGLPGGPNAQELQEKVNQESRAHHDLLQSDLMDSYHNLTIKTMLILEWLVSRCPEASYAMKIDSDVFLNVQNLVSMLVNPDTPKQNYMTGLVWWHSPVLRKPNKKFFLPYEVMAESEYPPYPLGFCYIMSMDLPKKIMRVSPQIKPIYIEDAYPGMCLKRLGISLTNPPSKSLFDVNPIYSYGRCKLSTVVAVTTTKVSQMLRYWQDYTRPGPPC, encoded by the exons ATGGATGAGCCGGAGAAGTGTCGGACCAGGAATCAGGCCCTGTTCCTGGTGCTAATGGCCCCCGTGGCACCTG GTAACCTGGCCTCCCGGGATGCCATCCGCAGGACGTGGGGTAATGAGACCCTGGTGCAGGGGAAGAAGGTACAGACGCTATTCATGCTCGGACTTCCTGGAGGACCAAACGCTCAGGAGCTGCAGGAGAAG GTGAATCAGGAGAGCCGGGCGCACCACGACCTCCTCCAGAGCGACTTGATGGACTCCTACCATAACCTGACCATCAAGACCATGCTGATCCTCGAGTGGCTCGTCTCGCGGTGCCCCGAGGCCTCCTATGCCATGAAGATTGACTCAGACGTGTTCCTCAACGTCCAGAACCTTGTCTCCATGCTGGTCAACCCTGACACTCCCAAACAGAACTACATGACTGGTCTAGTCTGGTGGCACAGCCCGGTGCTGAGAAAGCCCAACAAGAAGTTCTTCCTGCCTTATGAGGTGATGGCTGAGTCGGAGTATCCTCCGTACCCTCTGGGGTTTTGCTACATCATGTCCATGGACCTCCCCAAGAAGATCATGAGGGTCTCTCCACAGATCAAG CCCATCTACATCGAGGATGCCTACCCGGGGATGTGTCTGAAGCGACTGGGCATCTCCCTCACTAATCCTCCCAGCAAGTCGCTCTTTGATGTCAACCCCATCTACAGCTACGGGCGCTGCAAACTGTCCACCGTGGTTGCCGTGACGACGACCAAAGTGAGCCAGATGCTGAGGTACTGGCAGGACTACACAAGGCCCGGCCCGCCGTGCTGA
- the LOC115147405 gene encoding beta-1,3-galactosyltransferase 2 isoform X2, whose product MLGLPGGPNAQELQEKVNQESRAHHDLLQSDLMDSYHNLTIKTMLILEWLVSRCPEASYAMKIDSDVFLNVQNLVSMLVNPDTPKQNYMTGLVWWHSPVLRKPNKKFFLPYEVMAESEYPPYPLGFCYIMSMDLPKKIMRVSPQIKPIYIEDAYPGMCLKRLGISLTNPPSKSLFDVNPIYSYGRCKLSTVVAVTTTKVSQMLRYWQDYTRPGPPC is encoded by the exons ATGCTCGGACTTCCTGGAGGACCAAACGCTCAGGAGCTGCAGGAGAAG GTGAATCAGGAGAGCCGGGCGCACCACGACCTCCTCCAGAGCGACTTGATGGACTCCTACCATAACCTGACCATCAAGACCATGCTGATCCTCGAGTGGCTCGTCTCGCGGTGCCCCGAGGCCTCCTATGCCATGAAGATTGACTCAGACGTGTTCCTCAACGTCCAGAACCTTGTCTCCATGCTGGTCAACCCTGACACTCCCAAACAGAACTACATGACTGGTCTAGTCTGGTGGCACAGCCCGGTGCTGAGAAAGCCCAACAAGAAGTTCTTCCTGCCTTATGAGGTGATGGCTGAGTCGGAGTATCCTCCGTACCCTCTGGGGTTTTGCTACATCATGTCCATGGACCTCCCCAAGAAGATCATGAGGGTCTCTCCACAGATCAAG CCCATCTACATCGAGGATGCCTACCCGGGGATGTGTCTGAAGCGACTGGGCATCTCCCTCACTAATCCTCCCAGCAAGTCGCTCTTTGATGTCAACCCCATCTACAGCTACGGGCGCTGCAAACTGTCCACCGTGGTTGCCGTGACGACGACCAAAGTGAGCCAGATGCTGAGGTACTGGCAGGACTACACAAGGCCCGGCCCGCCGTGCTGA